The sequence CCCCCATCACGTGATGTCATGCATCCATGAGGCAGTCACACTCCCTTCAAGTCTACTCTAGTTTCACTACTTCAAATTCTAcctccttaaaaataatctcgtcctcgagattagtagaaAAGAGAGGATATAAAGTCTGTAGATTCAGTTGAAAGTTTTCTTTtagtctataataataatactagTTAGGATTAGGAAGTAGTAAGAGAAGCATTGGTATCTTCTTCGTTTGGCCATTGGGTAGAGGTAGTGCGGGTTGGGGTAAGAAAGATTAGGATGAGGAGCGCTTTTAAGCCGTATAGTGCATCCTGATTTATCTGGTTTGATGTTAGGTTGGGATGGATGGTTATCATGAACAAGTTGGTTAAGTCGTTTGTCCATAATAGAGTTGGTCTAAGGCATCAATTTCGGTTAAAACATGTCTATAGgagtagggtctaatctatttcaccagcATTAATTAACTTGTTaggtaactcactttagattggatcagATTAACCATATTAGATTAGTCCACATTAGATCATATTgttttagatgggatctagattagactatatatgactagattagactagtttaaattagatagtgaaagtcgcctagaggggtgtgaataggcgaaacctgaaatttacaaactttgaacacacacttcacccgggttagggttagaaataaataatagtggattaggagtgcggaagatagttcttcttacTACGAGTTGGTCAATCAATGCgaataactttgggagctaactgaaaacaatatgagcaagagaacttttagtgagagaggagagggaagaaacaaatagaatggTGAAGATCAATCACGagtggacacggtgatttgtttcccgaggttcagttccaaagaacctactccccgttgaggaggccacaaaggccgagtctatttcaaccctttccctctctcaatcggtcacctaaaccggtcgagtgcttcttcttaatctcacgggtcactaagaccccgcaaggatcaccacacaattaggtgtctcttgcttgctttacaaaacacttggaaagtttagaagaagaataagaaagcaaccaagcaacaagagcaacaattgaaacacaaatcaccctctatcaagtcactaaacacttttgatcacttgacttgattatGGTATTTGGAGAGGATtgaaggctttgaatgtgtctttgaagtgtattctttgctcttgtattgagtgtagagcttggatgacttgaatggtggtggttggggtgtatttatagccccaaccactattctagccgttggTTGTTCTGTTTGtcgacgggcacaccggacagtccggtgcacaccagacttgGCACTGTTCATTgtacggtgcgtgccacgtcagtcgACTGTTGGGGTTTGGAGCCATTGACCGTTGAAGTCGTCTATACTTGTGGTGCACCagtcagtccggtggcacaccggacagtctggtgcgaccTGACATCATAGACGGTCTCTAACCTTCTGACGCTTCAGACTACGGTGCAGTCGACCATAGTGGACCATTGGCAAAGTCGACCGTTACTTTGTTGgctcaccgggcagtccggtgacaCACCAGACAATCCAGTGATTTTTAGCCGAGGAGCgatgcgaattcccgagagcggcgagttcgcTTGGCacgccagcctgggcaccagacagtctggtgcgccacaggCTGGTGCAAATCTGTTTTGCTCCAAAGTTGTAGAATTGCCCCAAGGTCTTTTCTTTGtatgtgtatatgaactttatgcacctgagaaaagatcaactagacaaactagttagtctataaggtttgtgatggtcgtcaaacactaaAATCgactataggaaatgttgaggccatttccctttcagatagatcaattaggataagatgaatctattaggataagttagaatcttttaagatgagatagatctattaagctagatatatttttaATGGGAGATAATCTAAGTTGTCTAGTTATCCTACAAATATATTTTTTATGCCTATAtgcatatgcagatgtaattgtggatattactccacaactcatcacactcaatcaaagaaccaaatcaaacatgtatcataagaacaaacattcaagcgcgGATATACTTATCAAAACAGTTTTTAGGATTATGTGTCCTCTTCCTaagggtcactttaggtacatgattCCAAAGTGTGAGATCCATTTGGTCTTTAGAAGAgataagataagagtaatcagattaAAGCAGCAATATACGAGAAAAGATTTGaagaaagtttagaaagaatcagagtagtaaaggtaagtaTGTAAGgattgtctagttctatctaggttatgtcctatagtcaacattcctctgataccacttatgtcacaccctgaTTTAAGGGCAAATCTAGACGTGAATCAAATTTtgttaggatcaagtctcacacatatgatgactcatggtacagaaacgaatgtcacatctttactatataacaagagttccgtataaaatagctaaataattacatcatataaagacaacgatccagcaaccatagtcgACTGGAagacgacggtctagacctctCATAAATACATCGTGACCAttttcatgctcctcatcttgcggtacctgtccttgacctgggggtgtgagtacaacaagggtaagtgaaagtcgcctagaggggaggtgaataggcgaaacctgaaatttataaactttaagcacacactAAGGGCGGGGTTAGTGCTAGAATTAAATCAGAGTacagaagatagttctccttgctatgagttgcacaatcaatgcagataacgtttgggagcaaactcaaatctatatgagcaagggaacttttagagagaggaaagagggggaacaaataaagtgaagatcaacaagtgaacacggtgatttatttactgaggttcagttccaaagaacctagttcccattgaggaggccacaaaggtcgggtctattccaactctttccctctctcaatcggtcactcagaccggtcgagtgctttttctcaatctcacgggtcaccaagaccccgcaaggatcaccacacaattaggtgtctcttgcaagctttacaaaacacttataGAGTTTAGAGAGAGATGAGGAAAGCACAATTaagaaagccaagcaacaagagcaacaaatgaaacacgaatcacactctctcaagtcactaatcactaatgatcatttGTCTCAATTATGGAATTTGGAGAGAttagaagctttgaatgtgtcttggaatgaattgctaactcttgtattgaatgtgtatgagtggaatgcttggatgtagtggatggaggtggttggggttgtatttatagcccccaaccactttctAGCCATTGCTCCAATCCTGCCGACCACGGATGGTTcgtgcccctggtccggacggtccgcccctgcacatcaacgactgaaatcgcagcggtcagcagtaacggctatatcaacgactatagagcatttaatgcgtcatcagatgtcagataaaacagtcgcggacggtctggccgtgcaccccggacggtccgcgaggacgcaaaaaaatgaattttaccgaacccgtcaccttcggggttTTCTGGTTTTACAAcgactggacggtccgcgccttaggccggacggtctgcgcttggtctcggacggtgctcgcttctccatcggacggtccgtagtgttaacttgtgtttttgcaatgttcctgtccgaggctcaccctggtgtcgcggacggtccgctgcaATGGCCTGATGATCCGcgcataggtgtttttccaaaaaacttctcttgtccgaaatgatcaactaggtaaactagttagtccataaggtttgtgatggttgtcgaacaccaaaatcgattataggtaaTATTAAGGTCATTTACCTTTCAATCTCCTTATTTTTATTTTTGTGATTGATGCTAACACAAACCAAAAGCAAATACAAAATGTAAAAATGTAACTAATTTGCAATTTTGACAGATATGTACAAGTTACTTTgaatttaaaccaattgaaagtattTTTAAGTATGTATGATTGCTTTCTTttagtttaacattttggactacAATTGCATCACCACACTCACCGCACCACCGACCACTGCCTCCGTACGCGTCCCTCTGGCGGAAAATCGGTCCTAGTGCCGAGCTCGTTTTGTTTGGGTGAGTAATGCGGATCGCCTCTCCTGATCGGATTCCGATGGATTTTAGGCGGATCGTGGTGCACAGACACGGATATGTTCGCGGATCGATCGGGCGCGCACCCTGACTCACGACTGGGCGCACACATATTCCTCCAATTTTTTTTTCTGCGCATGGAAACTAGGGTTGGCCCTCTGCCGGCTGCCCAGATCCTCTCTTTCTTGACCTCTTCTTCCGCTTCCTGCAGATCTTCTGTATATCTATTAAGGAGGCTTCTCCATCTCCTCGGAGCAGCAAGGTAAACCCCGCTCGAATTTATGTTTATATTCCTCCAATTTATAAGTAAAGTGCCTAGAAATTTCAATATGTTACAATGCCCAAATTTATGTTTTCTATGCTATCAGATGTAGCCTTTTTAGCTCTGTGCATAGTCACAATGGTTAGCGTTGAGATTGACTAGGGTCTAGGAATTTGCTGAAATGCATTACTTGGGTTTGTTCTAAACCTTTAAGGCACCAAGTTCATTATAATCAATTGATTTTGATATTCTCCAATTTAATTGATATCAGTTAATCTTTCTATGTTGAGCTTTGCAAAATTTGTATTCAAATTTTTTTTACCGAAATCGTGATTTTGTGCTGATGCTAATCCATGATTATTGGTTATTGTGCAGGCTGTGCAGCAATGGAGAAGTATAACAGCAACACTCAATTTGCACCATTGAGAGAGACTCCGTTTGCCCTCCGTGGTAAGAACTGCTCCGGTTTGTTATATGCTTTCTTTCATGTATTTTCAAGACAACAATCAATATGACACTGAAACCCATTAGGAGATAGGTGTAGCACACTGTAATCACCCCAACTACTGCAACTACGCTATGTTGTTCAGGATTTGCTGTAATGTGAGGCTGGAAATGACACTAACATTTCATTCTGGAAGCTTAGGGGCTTATGTTAAGATGTGTAGCAGTATATCATTATTTGTGTTCTGGTCCGTCATATCATTAGCATAGCACAAAGGGATGCCAATAGTGGCCATATCTCAGATCATTTTACAACATGTAGTTGGTAAGGTACTCTTCCTTACCTGGAGGCAGATGTCTACACTCTAAAGGGATGCCTCGCAGCATTAATCAGTTCATTTATATACGTTATTTTCATTTTGATTTTAGATGCATAGTTCGATATACATATCTGAATGGACTAGTCATGTTTCTTTATATACGCTTTGGTGAAATGCACTTAGACGTCCGCCATATTATTATTACTGAATACTCTTCTTTTTTTCTGGTTAGAGTGTCTCCAAGAGCTGCTTACAAGTCACTTAGTAAACGATGGATTATGTTAAGTGAACAAATATGAATAGGGAACTCTTTTTTTTGTCTTCAATAGTTTCCTAAAGCTCAAAAACAGGTGGGGGTGGGGCTACAGTGCTTATAGGGAGTTGTTTTACGAAAGTGTTGGAGGGTtcattttgcaaaaaaaaaaaaacgaaTTAGGGAGTTGTTTTAAGGTACTTTTGGAATATAATGGATGCGTTAGGAAGTTCTACGTCCTGACGGCTGTTGCTGTTTTACTTTCTGTTGGTGCTAGTGCTCTGCTGCTGCAGCCGGATACAGCAAATGTTTGCAGTTCATTACATATACTCAGCTATTACAAAATTTGGGGGCTCATATAAATTTGTTATTCATCTTTCAGGTGCTCTTGGTAGTTCAAGCTCATATCTTGAGCAAGCCAGGGGCTACACATCTTCCCCTGTAGCAGCTCTGCGCCCAAAGATGTCTACACCTGGAAATCGACTCCTGCATACGAGCTGCCCCCTGTCATCTGCTGTAGCGAACCGCCCGCTGTCGCCCCATCTTCCTCTGAAGAAGCCACAGTTCAGCGCTACTTTCTCTATCTCGCACCGTATCTTCGGTGTCGCGCTGGGAGTTGCCATCATATCCGTCCCCCTCGCCACCAAGTTCAGCCTGATGTTTGGCGTTTGAGAGCGATTTGCTGCATCTTATGAGGAACTGCATTTCCCCGTTCCTGTGACTGTTTCATCGTTCGTCTGGGTTACCTTGCAACACAACTTTAGGTGCAGTTGGAATAACATCTTTGTCATGCTGACAGACTTCTGTAATACAGTAATAAGTAAAACTATAAAATATCAGTGCAAGGAGGTTTGCCCCATTATGGATGTACATGGTCATGAGGTCTGCAGCCTGCAGGTTTGGCTGGGAAATAGTTGATTATCATCACAACATATTAACTGCATGGTGCGTATCTTCGCTACGTGCCCTTAAGCTCGTCTGGAAAATTTGTGAAAATTGTTAAACGTAACGTTTCTCAAGATATACGTATGAGCTATGTTTTCTAGGCATCACTGTTATTGTGAAATGATAAATTGTTCATGTCATCAAGTGATAAGTTATTATTCACTAGTAAATTGTTCCTACGATTGCTACAATTTCATTTATACTTGAGTATAGAGTATAAAATATAATTGAGTATAGAGTATAAAATATAAAGACGTATTTTGTTAGATATATAAGTAAGAATATGAGTTTAGAGTAAACAACCATAGTTTAAATGCGCTTTTTGTCCCCATTTTGTATGTATAATAGTGCTGGTGATTTAAGAAATGTCATAATTCCTGGTATTCGTGATCGACAATTCGGCATGAACTTAGTACAAAACGAATGTACGTTTGGTtccggactaaagtttagttctaTTATATCAAAtgtttgattagcaattatgaataataaatatagtttaattataaaactaaactaaatatataaataaagacTA is a genomic window of Zea mays cultivar B73 chromosome 5, Zm-B73-REFERENCE-NAM-5.0, whole genome shotgun sequence containing:
- the LOC100283351 gene encoding succinate dehydrogenase subunit 3, which produces MEKYNSNTQFAPLRETPFALRGALGSSSSYLEQARGYTSSPVAALRPKMSTPGNRLLHTSCPLSSAVANRPLSPHLPLKKPQFSATFSISHRIFGVALGVAIISVPLATKFSLMFGV